In the Deinococcus ficus genome, one interval contains:
- a CDS encoding S8 family peptidase, whose translation MRSAALPTLLTLTALLTACGGSGGTPPTPTPVPPAGSVCPQGISSGPSAQAALLPFQPDFTAGTVTADWTAPHVPGEVLILGPAAGTLSAQSLSALAGVTVQEIVPGLRLAATPAGRDDAAFAASLHAAGLRVQPNYLYRAQALPNDPGVNAGLPISGTRVTQTYLNRIKAPAAWDFLTACGKTPQGVVTAVIDSGVDASHNDLTGRLLTPQTVTSGAATQDDARHGTGVTGIIGAATNNGVAVTGLTWGGTNMLSIRMLDAAGEGSTTQLVQALQRAMNAGAKVINLSLGFEGANPDTAVSSALTDAAKQAVVIAAAGNTPGVGLFFPASHPAVISVGAVGNTNGTLACYSAKPDASQTAVAGNFIVAPGGDCSGKPAELVPALMPASGYGLVAGTSFAAPQVSGVAALMRAANPGLTAAQTKALILQTVDRSAGLPLLDANAAVRAATR comes from the coding sequence ATGCGCTCTGCTGCCCTGCCCACCCTGCTGACCCTGACCGCGCTGCTCACCGCCTGCGGCGGCAGCGGCGGCACGCCCCCGACCCCCACGCCCGTCCCGCCGGCCGGCAGCGTCTGCCCGCAGGGCATCAGCAGCGGCCCCAGCGCGCAGGCCGCGCTCCTGCCCTTCCAGCCGGACTTCACGGCCGGAACCGTCACCGCCGACTGGACCGCCCCGCACGTGCCCGGTGAGGTCCTGATCCTCGGCCCGGCCGCCGGTACTCTCAGCGCTCAGAGCCTGAGTGCCCTGGCCGGCGTGACCGTGCAGGAAATCGTGCCCGGCCTGAGGCTCGCCGCGACCCCGGCCGGCCGGGACGACGCCGCCTTCGCCGCCAGCCTGCACGCCGCCGGCCTGCGCGTGCAGCCGAACTACCTGTACCGCGCCCAGGCGCTCCCCAACGACCCTGGTGTGAACGCCGGCCTGCCCATCAGCGGCACCCGCGTCACGCAGACGTACCTGAACCGCATCAAGGCCCCCGCCGCCTGGGACTTCCTGACCGCCTGCGGCAAAACCCCGCAGGGCGTGGTCACGGCCGTGATCGACAGCGGCGTGGACGCCTCTCACAACGACCTCACCGGCCGCCTGCTGACGCCCCAGACCGTGACCAGCGGCGCCGCCACCCAGGACGACGCCCGGCACGGCACCGGCGTGACCGGCATCATCGGCGCGGCCACCAACAACGGCGTGGCCGTGACCGGCCTCACCTGGGGCGGCACGAACATGCTGTCCATCCGGATGCTCGACGCGGCCGGCGAGGGCTCCACCACTCAGCTCGTGCAGGCCCTGCAACGCGCCATGAACGCCGGCGCGAAGGTCATCAACCTGAGTCTGGGCTTCGAGGGCGCCAACCCCGACACCGCCGTCAGCAGCGCCCTGACCGACGCCGCGAAACAGGCCGTGGTGATCGCCGCGGCCGGCAACACCCCCGGGGTCGGCCTGTTCTTCCCGGCCAGCCATCCGGCCGTGATCTCGGTGGGCGCCGTCGGGAACACGAACGGCACGCTGGCCTGCTACAGCGCCAAACCTGACGCCTCCCAGACGGCCGTGGCGGGTAACTTCATCGTGGCGCCCGGCGGGGACTGCAGCGGCAAGCCTGCGGAACTGGTCCCGGCCCTGATGCCCGCCAGCGGGTACGGCCTGGTGGCGGGGACGAGCTTCGCGGCGCCGCAGGTGAGTGGCGTGGCCGCCCTGATGCGCGCCGCCAACCCCGGGCTGACGGCCGCGCAGACGAAAGCACTGATCCTGCAGACCGTGGACCGCAGCGCCGGACTGCCCCTGCTGGACGCGAACGCCGCGGTGCGGGCCGCCACTCGCTGA
- a CDS encoding polyamine ABC transporter substrate-binding protein: MRRLSVTLLAGALLLGACHRVADSEPTPEGTTSPVTTARNDGRTLRIFMWSDYIDPAVVKTFEKSHGVKVVIDTFESNESMLAKLQGGGASYDLANPSNYVVQTMVRARLLQPVGKEELRNFGNLAAGFLNPNFDPGNVYTIPYQFAATGLAYNAGRYTPPVDSWALIFGPDDRVKFALLDDPREVIGAALKYLGYSVNTGRVEELREARNLLRRTVRKKGFESFAGGPEIRNKLLAAQIDLGQIYVGDLLQGAAEDDRLKVFLPREGTTISTDTLVLLRGSPNPGLARTFLNYVLNAEVSAAISNYTYYGNPNRAARPLLDPLLLTQRGAMPTDEDFRSGRVEFIDELPPGTTPRIYDRIWTDLKSR; the protein is encoded by the coding sequence GTGAGACGCCTCTCCGTGACCCTGCTGGCCGGCGCGCTGCTCCTTGGCGCCTGCCACCGCGTGGCCGACAGCGAGCCCACCCCTGAAGGCACCACCAGCCCCGTCACGACAGCTCGCAACGACGGCCGCACACTGCGGATCTTCATGTGGTCCGACTACATCGACCCGGCCGTCGTGAAGACCTTCGAGAAGAGCCACGGCGTGAAGGTCGTGATCGACACCTTCGAGAGCAACGAGAGCATGCTCGCCAAACTCCAGGGCGGCGGCGCCAGCTACGACCTCGCCAACCCCAGCAACTACGTCGTGCAGACCATGGTCCGCGCCCGGCTGCTGCAACCCGTCGGGAAGGAGGAACTGCGCAACTTCGGCAACCTCGCCGCCGGGTTCCTGAACCCCAACTTCGACCCCGGCAACGTGTACACCATCCCGTACCAGTTCGCCGCGACCGGCCTGGCGTACAACGCCGGCCGGTACACCCCGCCCGTGGACAGCTGGGCGCTGATCTTCGGCCCGGACGACCGCGTGAAGTTCGCGCTGCTGGACGACCCGCGCGAGGTGATCGGCGCGGCCCTCAAGTACCTGGGGTACAGCGTGAACACGGGCCGCGTCGAGGAACTCCGCGAGGCCCGCAACCTGCTGCGCCGAACCGTACGCAAGAAGGGGTTCGAGTCCTTCGCCGGCGGCCCCGAAATCCGCAACAAGCTTCTCGCCGCCCAGATCGACCTGGGGCAGATCTACGTCGGGGACCTGCTGCAGGGCGCCGCCGAGGACGACCGCCTGAAGGTGTTCCTCCCGCGGGAGGGCACCACCATCAGCACCGACACCCTCGTCCTCCTGCGCGGCAGCCCCAACCCCGGCCTCGCCCGGACCTTCCTGAACTACGTCCTGAACGCCGAGGTGAGCGCAGCCATCAGCAACTACACGTACTACGGCAACCCCAACCGCGCCGCCCGGCCGCTCCTCGATCCTCTGCTCCTCACCCAGCGGGGGGCCATGCCTACCGACGAGGACTTCCGCAGCGGCCGGGTGGAGTTCATCGACGAACTGCCGCCCGGCACCACGCCCCGCATCTACGACCGCATCTGGACCGACCTGAAAAGCCGCTGA
- a CDS encoding ABC transporter permease encodes MTRRTHPLLSVWAWLTFSFLYLPILVLIAFSFNDSKFGATWAGFTTKWYGVLFAREDVRAALVNTLTVAALSTLVSTALGTLVGLGLWRYTLKHRTALTALLVLPIVIPDVVLGVMLLMFYALLRGALERFGWTYENGFWTVTLAHVTFQLSYVALTVRSRLAGYGRELEEAAHDLGASSTQAFWKVTFPLARPGILAGALLAFTLSLDDFVVTYLTSGSGFRTLPVLIYTAVRKGVTPDINALSTLLVLFTVGALVVSYLLVRPRPARPGPESR; translated from the coding sequence GTGACCCGCCGCACCCACCCCCTCCTGAGCGTCTGGGCGTGGCTGACCTTCTCGTTCCTGTACCTGCCAATCCTGGTGCTGATCGCGTTCTCGTTCAACGACAGCAAGTTCGGGGCGACCTGGGCGGGCTTCACCACGAAGTGGTACGGCGTGCTGTTCGCCCGCGAAGACGTCCGCGCGGCCCTGGTGAACACCCTGACCGTCGCCGCCCTCAGCACCCTGGTCAGCACCGCCCTCGGCACCCTGGTCGGCCTGGGCCTGTGGCGCTACACCCTGAAGCACCGCACCGCCCTGACCGCGCTGCTGGTGCTGCCCATCGTGATCCCGGACGTGGTGCTGGGCGTGATGCTGCTGATGTTCTACGCCCTGCTGCGCGGCGCCCTGGAACGTTTCGGCTGGACCTACGAGAACGGCTTCTGGACCGTCACGCTCGCCCACGTCACCTTCCAGCTCAGCTACGTGGCCCTCACCGTCCGCTCCCGCCTCGCCGGGTACGGCCGCGAACTCGAGGAAGCCGCACACGACCTGGGAGCCAGCAGCACCCAGGCGTTCTGGAAGGTGACCTTCCCCCTCGCCCGGCCCGGCATCCTTGCCGGGGCGCTGCTGGCCTTCACGCTGTCCCTGGACGACTTCGTGGTCACGTACCTCACCAGCGGCTCCGGGTTCCGCACGCTGCCCGTGCTGATCTACACCGCCGTGCGCAAGGGCGTCACGCCCGACATCAACGCCCTGAGCACCCTGCTCGTGCTGTTCACGGTGGGCGCGCTGGTGGTGTCGTACCTTCTCGTGCGGCCCCGCCCGGCCCGCCCCGGTCCGGAGTCCCGGTGA
- a CDS encoding ABC transporter permease, producing MLTLRRFLGTLAPGVLWLAAFLIVPAGIMLAYSLLTRTDLAQVGGPWTLENWQRVFGYDALFREWVPDNLRVLWRSVWLAALSTLLCAVMGYPLAFYIARQDERRRSLLLLLLIIPFWTNFLIRVYAWILILRPFDLVPSVTATFLGMVYAFLPFFVLPVYASVEKVDWRLLEAAQDLGAPPARAFLAGVFPQTLPGLIAGALLTFIPAMGMFVVSDLLGGARTALIGNLIQNQFGQAGDWPYGSALSFLLMGLVLLGLLAYTRLAGRRRLEDLL from the coding sequence GTGCTGACCCTGCGGCGCTTCCTGGGCACCCTGGCGCCCGGCGTGCTGTGGCTCGCGGCGTTCCTGATCGTCCCGGCGGGCATCATGCTCGCGTACTCTCTGCTGACCCGCACGGACCTCGCGCAGGTCGGCGGACCCTGGACTCTGGAGAACTGGCAGCGCGTCTTCGGGTACGACGCGCTGTTCCGCGAGTGGGTGCCGGACAACCTTCGCGTGCTGTGGCGCAGCGTGTGGCTGGCGGCCCTCAGCACCCTGCTGTGCGCCGTCATGGGCTACCCGCTGGCCTTCTACATCGCCCGGCAGGACGAGCGGCGCAGGAGCCTGCTGCTGCTGCTCCTGATCATCCCGTTTTGGACGAACTTCCTGATCCGCGTATACGCCTGGATCCTGATCCTGCGGCCCTTCGACCTGGTGCCCAGCGTCACGGCCACCTTCCTGGGCATGGTGTACGCTTTCCTGCCATTCTTCGTGCTGCCCGTGTACGCCAGCGTGGAGAAGGTGGACTGGCGGCTGCTGGAAGCCGCGCAGGACCTCGGCGCGCCGCCCGCCCGGGCCTTCCTGGCGGGCGTGTTCCCCCAGACGCTGCCGGGCCTGATCGCCGGGGCACTTCTCACCTTCATTCCCGCGATGGGCATGTTCGTGGTCAGTGACCTGCTCGGCGGCGCCAGGACCGCCCTGATAGGCAACCTGATCCAGAACCAGTTCGGGCAGGCCGGCGACTGGCCGTACGGCAGCGCCCTGAGCTTCCTGCTCATGGGCCTGGTGCTGCTGGGCCTCCTCGCCTATACCCGCCTCGCCGGGCGCCGCCGCCTGGAGGACCTGCTGTGA
- a CDS encoding ABC transporter ATP-binding protein codes for MIFRGKRPRELSVDAAVSVSGVSKSFRTPGSAATLVLDDVHLDIRRGEFFSLLGPSGCGKTTLLRILAGFEAADAGAVMIGGQDMTGVPAHRRPVNTVFQNYALFPHLTVFDNVAFGLRQKRVPATQVRERVHRALDTVRIQDLGSRRPDQLSGGQRQRAALARAIVNEPEVLLLDEPLSALDLKLRKELQVELSHLQETLGMTFLFVTHDQEEALVMSDRIAVMNRGRVEQLGRAEDLYERPRTAFVANFLGSSNLIPGTVREVLPDGAVVQTALGPLTTLHGAHLSLGQAVVLSIRPEKVRLGREARGWGNDLAARVDDIVYTGAENQYLLHAGDQRLIAFQLNADIGADEDFGYGEPVTLHLPPASLVLLEDE; via the coding sequence GTGATCTTCAGGGGCAAGCGTCCACGCGAACTCAGCGTGGACGCCGCCGTGAGCGTGTCCGGCGTGAGCAAGAGCTTCCGCACGCCCGGCAGCGCCGCCACCCTCGTCCTGGACGACGTGCACCTCGACATCCGCCGCGGGGAGTTCTTCAGTCTGCTCGGCCCCAGCGGCTGCGGGAAGACCACCCTGCTGCGCATACTCGCCGGATTCGAGGCGGCCGACGCGGGCGCCGTGATGATCGGCGGGCAGGACATGACGGGCGTGCCCGCCCACCGGCGGCCCGTGAACACCGTGTTCCAGAACTACGCGCTGTTCCCGCACCTGACCGTGTTCGACAACGTGGCCTTTGGCCTGCGGCAAAAGCGCGTGCCGGCCACGCAGGTCCGCGAGCGCGTGCACCGCGCCCTGGACACCGTCCGCATCCAGGACCTCGGCAGCCGCCGCCCGGATCAGCTGTCCGGCGGGCAGCGGCAGCGCGCGGCGCTGGCCCGCGCCATCGTGAACGAACCCGAGGTGCTGCTGCTGGACGAACCGCTCAGCGCCCTGGACCTCAAGCTGAGAAAGGAACTGCAGGTGGAGCTCTCGCACCTGCAGGAGACGCTCGGCATGACCTTCTTGTTCGTCACGCACGACCAGGAAGAAGCGCTCGTCATGAGTGACCGGATCGCCGTGATGAACCGCGGCCGGGTCGAGCAGCTCGGCCGCGCCGAGGATCTGTACGAGCGGCCGCGCACGGCGTTCGTGGCGAACTTCCTGGGCAGCAGCAACCTGATTCCCGGCACCGTCCGCGAGGTGCTGCCGGACGGCGCGGTCGTGCAGACCGCCCTCGGCCCCCTGACCACCCTGCACGGCGCGCACCTGAGCCTGGGGCAGGCCGTGGTCCTGAGCATCCGCCCCGAGAAGGTCCGCCTGGGCCGCGAGGCGCGCGGCTGGGGCAACGACCTCGCCGCCCGCGTGGACGACATCGTGTACACCGGCGCCGAGAACCAGTACCTGCTGCACGCCGGCGACCAGCGTCTGATCGCCTTCCAGCTGAACGCCGACATCGGCGCGGACGAGGACTTCGGGTACGGCGAGCCGGTCACGCTGCACCTGCCGCCCGCCAGCCTGGTGCTGCTGGAGGACGAGTGA
- the map gene encoding type I methionyl aminopeptidase, with amino-acid sequence MSRVALKSAREIEAMRRAGGLVADTFRVLEPFVKPGATLKDLDRIAEEHIRAAGATPAYLGYGPRSNPFPATICASVNEVICHGIPGPRELKDGDIIGVDIGVLMNGVYGDACYTYTVGQVSAEVQGLVDTTRACLDAGIAECRPGNRTGDIGHAIQTLAEGRGYGVVREYTGHGIGKRLHEEPTIYHYGAKYTGLKLQPGMVFTVEPMINLGRGETRLLDDGWTVETADGTPSAQFEHTLVITPRGHEILTL; translated from the coding sequence ATGAGTCGCGTTGCCCTGAAATCTGCCCGGGAGATCGAAGCGATGCGCCGCGCGGGCGGCCTGGTCGCCGACACCTTCCGCGTGCTGGAACCCTTCGTGAAACCCGGCGCGACCCTCAAGGACCTCGACCGGATCGCCGAGGAGCACATCCGCGCTGCGGGCGCCACCCCCGCCTACCTGGGGTACGGCCCGCGCAGCAACCCCTTCCCGGCCACCATCTGCGCCAGCGTGAACGAGGTCATCTGCCACGGCATCCCCGGCCCGCGCGAACTGAAGGACGGCGACATCATCGGCGTGGACATCGGCGTGCTGATGAACGGCGTGTACGGCGACGCCTGCTACACCTACACGGTCGGGCAGGTCAGCGCCGAGGTGCAGGGCCTGGTGGACACCACCCGCGCCTGCCTGGACGCCGGGATCGCGGAGTGCCGCCCCGGCAACCGCACCGGCGACATCGGGCACGCCATCCAGACCCTCGCGGAGGGTCGCGGGTACGGCGTGGTGCGCGAATACACCGGGCACGGCATCGGCAAGCGGCTGCACGAGGAACCCACCATCTACCACTACGGCGCCAAGTACACCGGCCTGAAACTGCAGCCCGGAATGGTGTTCACCGTGGAACCCATGATCAACCTGGGGCGCGGTGAGACCCGACTGCTGGACGACGGCTGGACGGTCGAGACCGCCGACGGCACCCCCAGCGCGCAGTTCGAGCACACCCTGGTGATCACGCCCAGAGGTCACGAGATCCTGACGCTGTAA
- a CDS encoding M55 family metallopeptidase gives MKVVISVDMEGVCGVASWVQVSPPEFGGLVNAGEYQAARERMTREAGAAALGALAGGATGVLVNDSHDTMRNLLPELLPEGVRFSSGNDKPLSMVQGVDEAGVGALLFVGYHARAGSQRGPLAHTWNGFIRNVRVNGVDTGEYGLNALVAGHYGVPVVFACGDDVAMGEIREELGDQVVTVAVKEGLSTYSAIHLHPLEAQRLIREGAERAVRAARDARPYTAAWPAACELSFDHQARADQCERVPGVRRVDAVTVGWDSSDALQLFGMFRMLARVADVRLNA, from the coding sequence ATGAAGGTCGTGATCAGCGTGGACATGGAGGGCGTGTGCGGCGTGGCGTCCTGGGTGCAGGTCAGCCCCCCGGAGTTCGGCGGGCTGGTGAACGCCGGCGAGTACCAGGCGGCGCGGGAACGCATGACCCGCGAGGCGGGCGCCGCGGCCCTGGGCGCCCTGGCCGGCGGGGCGACGGGCGTGCTCGTGAATGATTCTCACGACACGATGCGCAACCTCCTGCCGGAGCTGCTGCCGGAAGGCGTGCGCTTCTCCAGCGGGAACGACAAGCCGCTGAGTATGGTGCAGGGCGTGGACGAGGCCGGCGTGGGCGCGCTGCTGTTCGTGGGGTACCACGCCCGCGCCGGCAGTCAGCGGGGCCCGCTGGCGCACACCTGGAACGGGTTCATCCGCAACGTGCGCGTGAACGGCGTGGACACCGGAGAGTACGGCCTGAACGCCCTGGTCGCCGGGCATTACGGTGTGCCGGTGGTGTTCGCCTGCGGGGACGACGTGGCCATGGGTGAAATCCGCGAGGAGCTGGGGGATCAGGTCGTGACTGTGGCCGTGAAGGAGGGCCTGAGCACGTACTCGGCCATTCACCTGCACCCTCTGGAAGCGCAGCGTCTGATCCGGGAGGGCGCGGAGCGGGCCGTGCGGGCTGCCCGGGACGCCCGGCCCTACACGGCCGCCTGGCCGGCCGCGTGCGAGCTGAGCTTCGACCATCAGGCCCGCGCGGACCAGTGCGAGCGGGTGCCCGGCGTGCGGCGCGTGGACGCCGTCACGGTCGGCTGGGACAGCAGCGACGCCCTGCAACTGTTCGGCATGTTCCGCATGCTGGCCCGGGTCGCGGACGTGCGCCTGAACGCCTGA
- a CDS encoding MFS transporter — translation MSRPTPTEAPQGPQAGSLKRTKLLLFLTIFIAMLGLSVLFPVIGPLGRELKLTPAQIGWFSTAYSLMQFLFSPIWGSRSERLGRRPILVMGLIGFAVSFGLFGLFASLGLGGQLGGPALFALLVGARVVGGIFSSATLPTAQAMMADLSTEKDRAASMGLIGAAFGLGVVFGPAIGGLLSGISLVAPVYFSAGLAVLTAVAALLTLPETRRATEPHENAVNRRTLLTRGAIPLLLVVSALSTLASVGMEQTIAFYVQDTLRLTPEGTARTVGGMLVVFGLLAAAVQGGAIRPLSRRVAPTPLILLGLAVMGTGMLLIQSAHAYWPITAALALVGVGSAILSPTLSAALSLSAGDGNQGAVAGLNSSALALGRMTGPLLATGLYQHVSIGAPYVVSGAVLLALLGLMLLTRPPIPQATPAAGH, via the coding sequence GTGAGCCGCCCCACCCCCACCGAAGCCCCCCAGGGCCCGCAGGCCGGGTCCCTCAAACGCACCAAGCTGCTGCTCTTCCTGACCATCTTCATCGCCATGCTGGGCCTCAGCGTGCTGTTCCCCGTCATCGGCCCCCTCGGCCGGGAACTGAAGCTCACGCCCGCCCAGATCGGCTGGTTCTCCACGGCCTACAGCCTCATGCAGTTCCTGTTCAGCCCCATCTGGGGCAGCCGCAGCGAACGCCTCGGCCGCCGCCCCATCCTCGTCATGGGCCTCATCGGCTTCGCCGTGTCCTTCGGGCTGTTCGGCCTGTTCGCCAGCCTGGGCCTCGGCGGCCAGCTCGGCGGGCCCGCGCTGTTCGCCCTGCTGGTCGGCGCGCGCGTCGTGGGCGGCATCTTCAGCAGCGCCACCCTGCCCACCGCCCAGGCCATGATGGCCGATCTCAGCACCGAAAAAGACCGCGCCGCCAGCATGGGCCTGATCGGCGCCGCCTTCGGCTTGGGCGTGGTGTTCGGCCCGGCCATCGGCGGGCTGCTCTCCGGCATCAGCCTCGTCGCGCCCGTGTACTTCAGCGCCGGCCTGGCCGTCCTGACCGCCGTGGCCGCCCTGCTCACCCTGCCGGAAACGCGGCGCGCCACCGAACCGCACGAGAACGCCGTGAACCGCCGCACCCTGCTCACCCGCGGCGCCATCCCGCTGCTGCTGGTCGTCAGTGCGCTCTCCACCCTCGCCAGCGTGGGCATGGAGCAGACCATCGCCTTCTACGTGCAGGACACCCTGCGCCTCACCCCGGAAGGCACCGCGCGTACCGTGGGCGGCATGCTCGTCGTCTTCGGCCTGCTGGCCGCCGCCGTGCAGGGCGGCGCCATCCGCCCCCTGAGCCGCCGCGTGGCGCCCACCCCCCTGATCCTGCTGGGCCTGGCTGTGATGGGCACCGGCATGCTGCTCATCCAGTCCGCGCACGCCTACTGGCCCATCACGGCCGCGCTGGCCCTCGTCGGCGTGGGCAGCGCGATCCTGAGTCCCACCCTGAGCGCCGCCCTGAGCCTCAGCGCCGGGGACGGCAACCAGGGGGCCGTTGCCGGCCTGAACAGCAGCGCCCTGGCGCTGGGCCGCATGACCGGCCCACTGCTCGCCACCGGCCTGTACCAGCACGTCAGCATCGGCGCGCCATACGTGGTCAGCGGCGCCGTGCTGCTGGCCCTGCTGGGTCTGATGCTGCTCACCCGCCCGCCCATCCCGCAGGCCACCCCGGCAGCTGGGCACTGA
- a CDS encoding maltose ABC transporter substrate-binding protein: MKKALTILSLALLGNASAATLTVWTHFGTSELQWLKDQAAAYAKASGNKVDIVSVPFDNIPDKLIQSAPKGQGPDIIVTLPQDRLGQLAAAGVIEPMDKYVTSRSDYDKTALSAMTYQGKLFAIPMFAEAVAVVYNKKLVPKAPTTWAEFLKTAQALQTGGNYGFLADLGNAYMNYGIVSAYGGYVFKNNNGTLNVKDVGLSNAGADKASAFLNDLRYKYNLVPEGVSGDAASSAFTQGRLGMFLTGPWSMGDIKKAGINYGIIPFPTPPGATGKWSPFVGVQGTMMSAYSKNKAAAAAFAKRISSADAQVAFNKAGGRIPVSLAARTKLKSDPIVAGFGKTISMGTPMPNVPQMGAVWGPWSNAIAQSVAKPNQNYSQILDKAVQEINSNIK; encoded by the coding sequence ATGAAAAAAGCTCTGACGATCCTCTCCCTGGCCCTGCTGGGCAACGCCAGCGCCGCCACCCTCACCGTCTGGACCCACTTCGGCACCAGCGAACTGCAGTGGCTCAAGGACCAGGCCGCCGCCTACGCCAAGGCCAGTGGCAACAAGGTGGACATCGTGTCCGTCCCCTTCGACAACATCCCCGACAAGCTCATCCAGAGCGCCCCCAAGGGCCAGGGCCCCGACATCATCGTCACCCTGCCCCAGGACCGCCTCGGCCAGCTGGCCGCCGCCGGCGTGATCGAGCCGATGGACAAGTACGTCACCAGCCGCAGCGACTACGACAAGACCGCCCTGAGCGCCATGACCTACCAGGGCAAGCTCTTCGCGATCCCCATGTTCGCCGAGGCCGTGGCCGTCGTGTACAACAAGAAACTGGTCCCCAAGGCGCCCACCACCTGGGCTGAATTCCTGAAGACCGCCCAGGCCCTCCAGACCGGCGGGAACTACGGCTTCCTGGCCGACCTGGGCAACGCCTACATGAACTACGGCATCGTCAGCGCCTACGGCGGGTACGTGTTCAAGAACAACAACGGCACCCTGAACGTCAAGGACGTGGGCCTGTCCAACGCCGGCGCCGACAAGGCCAGCGCGTTCCTGAACGACCTGCGCTACAAGTACAACCTCGTCCCCGAAGGCGTCAGCGGCGACGCCGCCTCCAGCGCCTTCACGCAGGGCCGCCTGGGCATGTTCCTCACCGGGCCCTGGAGCATGGGCGACATCAAGAAGGCCGGCATCAACTACGGCATCATCCCCTTCCCCACCCCTCCCGGCGCGACCGGCAAGTGGAGCCCCTTCGTGGGCGTGCAGGGCACCATGATGAGCGCCTACAGCAAGAACAAGGCCGCCGCGGCCGCGTTCGCCAAGCGCATCAGCAGCGCCGACGCGCAGGTCGCCTTCAACAAGGCCGGTGGCCGCATCCCCGTGAGCCTCGCTGCCCGCACCAAGCTGAAGTCCGACCCGATCGTCGCCGGCTTCGGCAAGACCATCAGCATGGGCACCCCCATGCCCAACGTGCCCCAGATGGGCGCCGTGTGGGGCCCCTGGAGCAACGCCATCGCCCAGAGCGTCGCGAAGCCCAACCAGAACTACAGCCAGATCCTGGACAAGGCCGTTCAGGAAATCAACAGCAACATCAAGTAA
- a CDS encoding ABC transporter permease subunit: MLPPPPTRRLTPPGGASGVLYAILILLVMFAGAALIGWLLSGLTARLAPGAPPYLILVYMVGALLLAMPVVARLFPWIQNWYYLFPALVFLMAFTVLPIAMTVFYAFTNYSGQNSGDPDSALRTPATLSADRRIVTVPEIPEGQPLATYLKCRTDSCAGDTVVLFDEEASTPVRAKVASIQGNAITLRTAAPDTLEVAQITRLNRYEGVGLANFREIFSKASSALWPVFLWTITFAFLTVILNALAGLILGVLLFNKRLKGRNVYRTLLFLPWAVPAVISAQMWGALMNQQFGIVNKSLGLLGIGAIPWLQDPLWAKVAVILVNLWLGFPYMMTATISALSTINEDLYEAASIDGASRWQQITNITLPLLRTSFTPILLSGFAFNFNNFGIIYLLTRTSPSGSGGPPVEGQLSTAGATDILLTWGYNTAFAANGGQNFALASAIALIIFFLTLLISLVNFKAAGVFEEARR, encoded by the coding sequence ATGCTTCCCCCACCACCAACCAGACGCCTCACCCCGCCGGGCGGGGCCAGCGGGGTTCTGTACGCCATCCTGATCCTTCTGGTGATGTTCGCCGGGGCCGCGCTGATCGGCTGGCTACTCAGCGGCCTGACCGCGCGGCTCGCGCCCGGCGCCCCACCGTACCTGATCCTGGTGTACATGGTGGGGGCGCTGCTGCTGGCCATGCCGGTCGTGGCGCGGCTGTTCCCGTGGATTCAGAACTGGTACTACCTGTTCCCGGCCCTGGTGTTCCTGATGGCCTTCACAGTGCTGCCCATCGCCATGACCGTGTTCTACGCCTTCACGAACTACAGCGGCCAGAACAGCGGCGACCCGGACTCGGCGCTGCGCACGCCCGCCACGCTCTCCGCGGACCGGCGGATCGTGACGGTCCCCGAGATTCCCGAGGGGCAGCCGCTCGCCACGTACCTGAAGTGCCGCACCGACTCCTGCGCGGGCGACACGGTGGTACTGTTCGACGAGGAAGCCAGCACGCCCGTGCGCGCGAAGGTCGCCAGCATTCAGGGGAACGCCATCACGCTCCGGACGGCCGCGCCGGACACGCTGGAAGTCGCGCAGATCACCCGCCTGAACCGCTACGAGGGCGTGGGCCTGGCGAACTTCCGCGAGATCTTCAGCAAGGCCAGCTCCGCGCTGTGGCCGGTGTTCCTGTGGACGATCACCTTCGCGTTCCTGACCGTGATCCTCAACGCCCTCGCCGGATTGATCCTGGGCGTGCTGCTGTTCAACAAGCGCCTCAAGGGCCGCAACGTGTACCGCACGCTGCTGTTCCTGCCGTGGGCGGTGCCGGCCGTGATCAGCGCCCAGATGTGGGGCGCGCTGATGAACCAGCAGTTCGGGATCGTGAACAAGAGCCTGGGCCTGCTGGGCATCGGCGCGATTCCTTGGCTGCAGGACCCGCTGTGGGCGAAGGTCGCGGTGATCCTGGTGAACCTGTGGCTGGGCTTCCCGTACATGATGACCGCCACCATCAGCGCGCTGTCCACCATCAACGAGGACCTCTACGAGGCCGCCAGCATCGACGGCGCCAGCCGCTGGCAGCAGATCACCAACATCACCCTGCCGCTGCTGCGCACCAGCTTCACCCCCATCCTGCTGTCGGGCTTCGCGTTCAACTTCAACAACTTCGGCATCATCTACCTGCTCACCCGCACGTCCCCCAGCGGGTCGGGCGGGCCGCCCGTGGAAGGCCAGCTGAGCACCGCGGGCGCCACCGACATCCTGCTCACCTGGGGCTACAACACCGCCTTCGCCGCGAACGGCGGGCAGAACTTCGCGCTGGCCAGCGCCATCGCGCTGATCATCTTCTTCCTGACCCTGCTGATCAGCCTGGTGAACTTCAAGGCCGCCGGCGTGTTCGAGGAGGCCCGCCGATGA